From a single Lolium rigidum isolate FL_2022 chromosome 7, APGP_CSIRO_Lrig_0.1, whole genome shotgun sequence genomic region:
- the LOC124669318 gene encoding probable inositol transporter 2, translating into MEGGATVADKAEFKECLRLTWSQPFILRLVFSAGIGGLLFGYDTGVISGALLFIRDDFIALEKNTTLRETIVSMAVAGAIVGAGLGGWMNDKFGRRPSLIIADILFLAGAAIMAFAPNPAVIIVGRVFVGLGVGMASMTAPLYISEASPARIRGALVSTNGLLITGGQFMAYLINLAFTKVPGTWRWMLGIAGVPALLQLVLMLTLPESPRWLYRQGRKEETAAILRKIYPANEVEQEIESLRKSIDDEILLEGSIGEQGMLGKLKKAFGSKVVRRGLMAGIIVQVAQQFVGINTVMYYSPTIVQLAGFASNDTAMALSLITSGLNAIGSIVSMFFVDRAGRRRLMLLSLVGIVGWLAVLGGTFLGAAHNAPPVSELEMQPFANQMCPEYKPSVHWSCMDCLKAESTCGFCAHQGDTLLPGACLALSNETKGVCHADHREFYSEGCPNKFGWLALLALGAYIVSYSPGMGTVPWIVNSEIYPLRFRGVCGGIAAVANWVSNLIVTQTFLTLTKALGTSATFFLFCGVSFLALVVVFFTVPETKGLQFEEVEKMLGSKDYKPWKRYRPEAPLKGREIGLVIP; encoded by the exons ATGGAAGGGGGTGCAACTGTAGCCGATAAGGCTGAGTTCAAAGAGTGTTTACGCCTGACTTGGAGCCAGCCATTTATTCTTCGACTTGTTTTCTCTGCTGGCATCGGCGGTCTTCTCTTCGGATATGATACAG GTGTCATATCTGGAGCACTTCTGTTCATTCGAGATGACTTTATTGCGTTGGAGAAGAACACTACTCTACGA GAAACAATAGTGAGTATGGCTGTAGCTGGAGCTATTGTCGGAGCCGGACTTGGTGGTTGGATGAATGACAAGTTTGGGAGGAGGCCTTCCCTCATCATCGCCGATATCCTGTTCCTTGCAGGTGCTGCGATCATGGCCTTTGCCCCGAATCCCGCTGTTATTATCGTCGGGAGGGTGTTTGTTGGTCTTGGAGTTGGAATGGCTTCCATGACAGCACCACTGTACATCTCTGAAGCCTCCCCGGCTAGAATAAGAGGTGCGCTGGTGAGCACAAATGGCCTTCTTATCACTGGAGGGCAGTTCATGGCATACCTTATTAATCTGGCCTTCACCAAG GTTCCGGGAACCTGGAGGTGGATGCTTGGCATTGCAGGAGTCCCTGCTCTTCTTCAGTTAGTACTAATGTTAACACTGCCAGAATCACCAAGATGGTTATACAGGCAG GGTAGGAAAGAGGAAACTGCAGCGATCCTCCGGAAGATTTACCCTGCCAATGAGGTGGAACAAGAGATTGAATCCCTGCGTAAATCAATTGACGACGAGATACTCCTGGAGGGGTCCATAGGCGAGCAGGGCATGCTTGGCAAGCTGAAGAAGGCATTTGGAAGCAAGGTTGTCCGTCGTGGTCTCATGGCCGGCATCATCGTCCAGGTCGCCCAGCAGTTCGTCGGCATCAACACCGTCATGTACTACAGCCCGACGATCGTCCAGCTGGCGGGCTTTGCCTCCAACGACACGGCCATGGCCCTCTCCCTCATCACCTCGGGGCTCAACGCCATCGGCTCGATCGTGAGCATGTTCTTCGTGGAcagggccggccggcggcgcctGATGCTCCTCAGCCTGGTCGGCATCGTCGGGTGGCTCGCTGTGCTCGGCGGCACGTTCCTTGGGGCGGCACACAATGCACCGCCCGTCAGCGAGCTGGAGATGCAGCCGTTTGCCAACCAGATGTGCCCGGAGTACAAGCCGAGCGTCCACTGGAGCTGCATGGACTGCCTCAAGGCCGAGTCGACGTGCGGGTTCTGTGCTCACCAAGGAGATACG CTTCTTCCCGGCGCGTGCCTGGCGCTGAGCAACGAGACGAAAGGGGTGTGCCACGCCGACCACCGCGAGTTCTACTCGGAGGGGTGCCCCAACAAGTTCGGGTGGCTGGCGCTGCTCGCGCTGGGCGCGTACATCGTCTCCTACTCGCCCGGCATGGGCACCGTGCCATGGATCGTCAACTCGGAGATCTACCCGCTGCGGTTCAGGGGCGTCTGCGGTGGCATCGCCGCGGTGGCGAACTGGGTGTCCAACCTCATTGTGACGCAGACGTTCCTGACCCTGACCAAGGCGCTGGGCACGTCGGccaccttcttcctcttctgcggCGTCT